The genomic region TGAATGTTGAGATGAGTACAAATTTCTTCGGCGATTTGTTTATTGGAACTTCCGGCAAATACCGCGATGTCTCCGTTCATGGATGGACGGCCTCCCCTTTGATCATTGCGGAAAGCATCTGCAGGTCTTCGGGAGAATTCACTCCGTGACTTTCGAGATGATTTTTCAGTTTCATAGCGCCGAGTTTCTTTCCTGAGTTTCTGTATAATTTCACGAGATCGGGAAGATAGTATTCTCCCTGAGCGTTGGAGTTACCGATTTGTCTGAGAGAATCGAAAAGTCCATCACCGTCGAACACATAGGTTCCGGTGTTGATTTCGTTGATGAGTTTTTCTTCCGCGTTGGAATCTTTTTCTTCCACGATAGCCGTAACGTCGCCCGAAGTGTTACGGATGATTCTTCCGTAACCGGTGGGTTTTTCCACAACTGCGGAAAGAATGGTAGCGGAGAATTCGTTTTGTTTATGTTCTTTAACTATGTTTGCGAAGGTTTCGGAAGTGATCATCGGAACGTCGCCGCAAGCAACGATTACGGAACCCTGAAAACCTTTGAGTTCCGGTTCCGCACAAAGAAGAGCGTGTGCTGTTCCGAGTTGTTCGGTTTGTTCCGCGAAGCTGATTCCGGGAATTCCGGAACAAAGCGCTTGGACTAATTCTTTTTTGTAGCCTACAACGACTACGATCCGTTCCACGCCGGATCCTTTCAGGTGATCGAGTACATGGAGAAGTAGCGGCTTGCCATTCAGCTCTACCGCAACCTTAGGCTGATCCGTCTTCATACGGGTGCCCTTCCCTGCGGCTAGTACCACAGCGACCTTATCCTGAGTAGGTTTCATCGTTTAATAAATGTCAGTAATTCACTGGCTGGGCTGCTAGGATTCGAACCTAGGAAATGGCGATACCAAAAACCGCTGCCTTACCACTTGGCGACAGCCCAGTTTCTAAAAGTTGAATCGTACGAATGTGAGATTTGGGAATTCCTGCCTCAGCCTGTGCAACAGTTCTTCTTGGATCTCAAGCCCTTGAACCAGCCCGTACATACTCGAACCCGAACCGGTCAAAGAACAATAACTGGATCCAAACTCCAGGAATCTGTCCTTGAGAACTCCCAATTCCGGATG from Leptospira kmetyi serovar Malaysia str. Bejo-Iso9 harbors:
- a CDS encoding sugar phosphate nucleotidyltransferase encodes the protein MKPTQDKVAVVLAAGKGTRMKTDQPKVAVELNGKPLLLHVLDHLKGSGVERIVVVVGYKKELVQALCSGIPGISFAEQTEQLGTAHALLCAEPELKGFQGSVIVACGDVPMITSETFANIVKEHKQNEFSATILSAVVEKPTGYGRIIRNTSGDVTAIVEEKDSNAEEKLINEINTGTYVFDGDGLFDSLRQIGNSNAQGEYYLPDLVKLYRNSGKKLGAMKLKNHLESHGVNSPEDLQMLSAMIKGEAVHP